One genomic segment of Streptomyces sp. TLI_146 includes these proteins:
- a CDS encoding alpha/beta hydrolase gives MENSAALRAASLATATAALLLAATGCSDSGTNESSPAKASALASQKLNWKKCGAPSQAEGSGDAPSPPPGGGEWKCATLRVPLDYDKPDAGSAELALIRAEARDKDKRIGSLIFNFGGPGGSGVTTLPAAAGDYDKLRARYDLVSFDPRGVGASAPVQCESDSQLDRYFAQDFTPDDAAEEKSLTDNMKSFAATCQSNSGRVLPHVGTTSAARDMDLMRQVLGDDKLYYFGISYGTELGGVYAHLFPKNVGRAVFDAVVDPTSTSEQGALGQAKGFQLALDNFAQDCVDRGDRCKLAGANVKEVEAVIVKLLNGLNKQPIPGSGTRMLTQTEATNGIAQALYSKEYWQLLEEGVDEAEGGNGALLLALSDAMNGRAKDGTYSNIQAANTAINCADFKDRYSLDQTKAKLPEFRKASPVFGDFLGWGMLGCTAWPVPGQWSTPDVSAPGAAPIVVVGNTGDPATPYEGAQHMADKLGPGVGVELTYKGQGHGAYNSGSKCVQDAVNTYLLDGKTPAAGTVCQ, from the coding sequence ATGGAGAACTCCGCCGCCCTGCGTGCCGCCTCTCTCGCCACCGCCACCGCCGCCCTGCTGCTCGCCGCCACCGGATGCTCCGACAGCGGGACCAACGAGTCGTCCCCGGCCAAGGCGTCGGCGCTCGCCTCCCAGAAGCTGAACTGGAAGAAGTGCGGCGCACCCTCCCAGGCGGAGGGGAGCGGGGACGCGCCCTCGCCGCCGCCCGGCGGGGGCGAGTGGAAGTGCGCCACCCTGCGCGTGCCCCTCGACTACGACAAGCCCGACGCCGGGTCGGCCGAGCTCGCGCTCATCCGGGCCGAGGCCCGTGACAAGGACAAGCGCATCGGGTCGCTGATCTTCAACTTCGGCGGGCCGGGCGGCTCCGGGGTGACCACCCTGCCCGCCGCCGCGGGCGACTACGACAAACTCCGGGCCCGCTACGACCTGGTGAGCTTCGACCCGCGCGGGGTCGGCGCCAGCGCGCCCGTGCAGTGCGAGAGCGACAGTCAGCTGGACCGGTACTTCGCGCAGGACTTCACACCGGACGACGCGGCCGAGGAGAAGTCGCTCACCGACAACATGAAGTCGTTCGCCGCGACCTGCCAGTCCAACTCGGGGCGGGTCCTGCCCCATGTCGGCACCACCAGCGCCGCGCGCGACATGGACCTGATGCGCCAGGTCCTGGGCGACGACAAGCTGTACTACTTCGGCATCTCCTACGGGACCGAACTGGGCGGGGTGTACGCCCACTTGTTCCCCAAGAACGTCGGCCGGGCCGTCTTCGACGCCGTCGTCGACCCCACCAGCACCTCCGAGCAGGGCGCGCTCGGGCAGGCCAAGGGCTTCCAGCTCGCCCTGGACAACTTCGCCCAGGACTGCGTGGACCGGGGCGACCGGTGCAAGCTGGCCGGGGCGAACGTGAAGGAGGTCGAGGCCGTCATCGTCAAGCTCCTGAACGGCCTCAACAAGCAGCCGATCCCGGGCAGCGGCACCCGCATGCTGACGCAGACCGAGGCGACCAACGGCATCGCCCAGGCCCTCTACTCCAAGGAGTACTGGCAGCTCCTGGAAGAGGGAGTGGACGAGGCGGAGGGCGGGAACGGCGCCCTCCTCCTCGCCCTGTCCGACGCGATGAACGGCCGGGCCAAGGACGGTACCTACAGCAACATCCAGGCGGCCAACACCGCCATCAACTGTGCTGATTTCAAGGACCGCTACTCACTGGACCAAACGAAGGCCAAGCTGCCCGAGTTCCGCAAGGCGTCCCCCGTTTTCGGCGACTTCCTCGGCTGGGGCATGCTGGGCTGCACCGCCTGGCCCGTGCCCGGCCAGTGGAGCACCCCGGACGTGAGCGCACCCGGCGCGGCGCCGATCGTGGTCGTCGGCAACACCGGCGACCCGGCCACGCCGTACGAGGGCGCCCAGCACATGGCCGACAAGCTCGGACCGGGCGTCGGGGTGGAGCTGACGTACAAGGGGCAGGGGCACGGGGCGTACAACAGCGGCAGCAAGTGCGTGCAGGACGCGGTGAACACGTATCTGCTGGACGGCAAGACCCCGGCGGCCGGGACGGTCTGCCAGTAA